TTTCGCCATTTTGATTAGCCCCGTAACGATAAGCAATAACAGCGCAAAGGCGATAAAACCGTAAGCCAGCCGTTGTTCGGGCAGATATTTGCCGCTTGGCGGCTCCTCTTTAGAGCGTATCATCGCCCAAATAACCTGTAGCGAAGCCTTGAAATCGCCTTTTTTTGGCAGTATGTCAAACTCGCGTCGCAAACCATGAGCGGTTATATGATAAGCGACGGCGGCAAGTAGCGCGATCGCAAAAACATAGTGAATCCACAGCGTAATTTGGTAATCCGCCGTCCATGCCATAGCGCTTAGATCGGCGAGCTTATAGCGTTTGTATGCGGGCAACTGCCCTATGCCGCTAAAGATCAATCCAAAAACGCTTACCGCGATAGTCCAATGAACAATCCTGTTTGAAAGACTTTGGCGTTTAATCACGCTTGCCTCCTTTATATACCGCGATCGCCGCGCTTGCCGCAGCCGCGATCGGCGCGATTAACGCCGCGGCGAATAGAGCGTCCGCGCCTTTTAACTTGCTTTCAACGCCTACGGGCATTTGCGGGCGACCGTGCGCTTTGTCGCCGCCCTTTTTAGCCGCGATCGCCGCGTCGATCTCCTCGAAGGGAATCTTTGAAACATAAAAGGTCGCGGTTCCGCCGCCTTCGTTAACGCCGTAGATATATCCGCCGATCGCTTCGGCGCGCCGTTTTGCCTCTAGTTTCATATCGGCTTTATCGCCAAACATAATCGCGTTTTTAGGACACGCCGACTCGCACGCGGGTTTTTGATCGTTTGCCAGCGAATCGGCGCACATATCGCATTTATACATCGAGCCGCCGCCCATAAGTTTAGGCGCGATCTTTGTGTATATACCGACTCCCGCCTGCCGTTGCGGGATATTCCAAGGGCATACGTCGCGACATTTGCTTCCGCCCATGCAAAAATTAGCGTCTATGCCGACCGCGCCCTCTTTGGATTTGCCGATCACGCCGAAGGGACACAGCTTTTGACAGGCGGGATCGTCGCAGTGCATACAGCGGCGCGGCAGATAGATCGTTTGCCCCGCCGCTTCGATTTTCTCGACATACGTCCAATTATACGGCGTTAAACGGTTTATTACGTCGCGTTTGCCCGACCAGTCCTCATGACGCTTTTGGGGCCAGTAATCTATCAGATATTTTGGGTCTGGGCGAGGAAACCTATCGGCGTTCTTTTCGCGGCACGCGCCGACGCACGCGGGCGCGGGTAGTTTCGCGCACCCGTCGCATAGCGTTAGATCGATAATCGATCCTTGTTCGCGGCGCGGTTGGCTCGCCGCTTTCGCGTCCGAAGGCGCGAGCGCGGCGCACGAGAGCGCGCCGATCGCCGCCGTTTTGAAAAAACGTCGTCTGTCCATTTTGAGCGCTACTTGTTTGCGTCCGCGCCGCAACAATCGCGGCGGCAGTTTTCTCCGCGTTTGTCCGCGCAACGCCGCGTCGCAAATTTTACAAAGCTATAAAGCGGACACACGCCAATCGCGCCCGTAACGATCATAATAAGCCCGATCGCGCATAAAACCCATGAGAGATACGGACCAAAAGCGTTCAACAGGGTAATTACGCCGATCGCTAAGCCTAAAAGTATTCGAGCCGATCGGTCGATTACGCATACATTCCTTTTCATCTTAAACTCCTTGCTAGTATTTGTAGCGGATATAAAACCGCAGATCGCTCGCCTTATCGACGAGGTTTGGTTGATTTTTAATTTTTATCGGCGCGCCCTCTTCTCCAAAAAAGGCGTTAGACCCAGAGTAGTCGTAATCGATATAGGTATAACGCGCTTGGAAACTAAGTATCTCGCCCGCGATCGGTTGCGTATAGTAAATCTCGTACGCCTTGCCGCGCGCCGCCATTTTCGAGCCGATCGCCGTATCTTCGCCGTATGTGAAACCGCGCCAATACTTATCGCCGTAGTTAAACTCCGCCCCGATCGAGCCGCGTTCAGACCAGAATGCGGGAATCTGCGCTCCGACATAGACGCTTTGTCCTGTTTTGGCGTCGTTAGAGCCGAGCATTTTACGATCGCCGCTAGGGTCGCTTTGGCTTGCCGAGTAAGCGACGAAAAACTTGGTTTTATCCAGAAAATCGTTTATAAACTCGCCTACGCCCTCTTGAACATAGGCGACGGAAGCGATGTTGATCGCGCCAAAATCGCGAAAGCCGCTTTTGGGCGCGCCAGAAGCGTCAAGCTCGTAGCCGATAAGGTTTGTCCCTCGCGCAAGTTGCGTTATCACGCGATATTGCCCGTCGTAATACGGTTGAAAAATTACGCCGAACATATCGATATTGTCTCTATGCGATTGAGTTTTGTCGCTCGCGTAATCCGCGCCGTCTTGGCTAAAGCGCGGCTTTGCGTTTGTTAGCCCGCGCCCCAAACATAGTTTGGCGTACATGCCGTCAACGCCCGTTAGCTTGTCGAGCCTAAACTGAAAGCTAGCGCCGTCGAACTCAACGTTGATCGCCTGACTAAGCGGCGATTGCGGCGCGTCGTCCTCGCGGTAGTGTAGCGGCAAACCGCCCGTGGAAGGACGGCGACCAAAACTCGCCGTATATGGAAGGTTTTCGCCGATCGAGCCGTTATATAGAAAATACGCCTGCCGAACCTTTAGCGTATTGTCCGAAGCGCTTTCATTAACTATCCAGTCAAAATCGCCGTATTGCGGCGCGACGTTACCCTGCGCGTGATTTACGCTATCGCCATATAGCTTGTTATAGGATAACTGACCAAAAAAGGCGACGGCGCTTTGCGGCTGATATTTCATATTAAGCCAAAGGCGCGTAGAGAGCAGATCGTTGTTTTTGGCCGAGCCGCCGTTCGCGAATTCATAGCGGATTACATCTACGCTAGAGCGCAGATCGACGCCGAACTTTAGATTATCCTGCGCGCTCTGTTTTCTTACCTCGCCAAGATCGTTTCGTAGGCGCGCTATTTCAGCTTTAAGCGCGTCGATTTCTGCGTTTTCGGCGGCGTAAGCGCCGCATAACAACGCCGTCGCAAAAACGGTTTTACGGATCATTATTAACTCCTTGTAATATCTGAAATCATTAAACGGCGGCGCGGCAACGCCGATTTTCCCGCGCAAATCGCGGCTTTACAGGCAGGCGAATTTGCGTAGCGAGGCGGCGCGCCGTCTTGTCGCTTTCGCGTTCGGCAAACGCGATTTGTTTCATCCGCCGCGCCTTTTGTCGGCGATCGCGTATCGCGCCGCCAATCAAGCGATCGCCGCGCGAAAGACAGACGACAAAACGCGCCATTTACGCGCTTGCTTTCAACATCGCTTTATACATTGGCATAAGCGCGCGCGTCTTAAGAAGCCACCACATCCAGCGTTCTTGCGTAGGGTCTAGCGGGGCGCTAGGCAGTAGCGTGTCCGATCCGTCCGCGCCCTTGTAGCCGAACTCAAGCATCATCACGCTGCCATAGTTGGTGATCAGCGGGCAAACCGTGTAGCCGTTATACTGTTGGCTTGGCGCTTTTCCTTGCATAACGTCGACGAGATTTTGCGCGACGATTTGGTAGTGTTTGCGCACGCTACCGCCTGTTTTGCCAAACGGCGTAGCCACAATGTCGCCCGCGCCAAAAATCTCTGGGTAGGTTTCGCTTTGAAGCGTTTTGATATTTACTTTCAAAAATCCCGACGGATTGGCTAGTTTTGGATTTTGCGCCACAACCGCCGCGCCGCTTTGGTCTGGAACGATGTGAATAAAATCATACGGTTTTACGACATTTTCGCTCTTTTCCACTTCAATGCCAAGCTCTTCGTCCTTTACTAGTTTTGCTACGGCGAAAGTCGCCTCGCGCCGTTTGGCGTCGATTTTTATAAGTTTGCTCTTGAACTCGTGCGACATCTCTCTTTTGTAATAGAGTTTTTCGATCGCCTCCGCATAGGCTTTCACGCCAAACCACGCGCCGCCCGTCATCATTTGAGTCAGATTCGCGTTATCGCGTTTGCCGTTTCGCCTTATGTAATCCTGCGCCAAAAACGCGATCTTTTTAGGAGCGCCGCCGCATTTAAGCGGCGTAGCCGTTTCGCAAAAGAGCGCTGAAACTTTGTTTAGCTCGCTTTGCTTTGCCAACTCTTGCAACTGACCAAACGCGGCTGTCGCGCCTTCGTAAGCGTAGATCGAGGCTACGCCGTCCTTGCCTAGCATAGAGCGATTTAACCCGTCGATCGCCTCGTAGTTCAAATCTATACCCGCGGCTATAACCAAAAAATCATAACTTACCGTCTCGCCGCTAGAAAGCGTTACGAGTTTGCCGTCGGGATCAAGCGCGAGCGCCTTTTGTTTGATCCACTTTACTTTTTTGGGTATATAGTCGGCGTTGTCCAGCTTTGAATAATCGGCGCTAACCACGCCGCCCGCAATCAGGCTAAAAGCGGGTTGATATAGGTGCGTTTGCGTATCGTCGATAATCGTAACGTCGGGTTCTTCAAGTAATTCGCATAGCTTCGCGGCGGTCGAAACGCCCGCCGCTCCGGCGCCGATAACGACGATTTTACCTTTGGCGTTGATTGCCGCTAACGCTTTTGTCGGCGCGATCGCGGGGCTAAACGCCAACGCCGCGCCCGCGACGCCGGCGATCTTGAGCGCTTCGCGCCGTGAAATAGTCGTTTTCTCTCCAATCATTTATATTCCTTTCTCGTTTGAAAGATTGCAAACAGGAAAATATATCGGGTTTTTCCTTCATTTATTCTTAAAAAAGAATAAAAGAGCGTGTAATTTAAGCATAAAATAAAATAAATGTAATATAATAACGCCCCAAATCAACATCAAAGGGACAATTATGAGAAAGATTTTCATCGCTCTGGCGATTTTGACGCTCGCGGGAACGGCGGCTTTTGCGGACGCGGACGCCGATACGGGGCAACGCATATACCTAAAAACGCTAAGCGATCATACGGGCATGAACGGCGCGGATTTTGCGGCGCTACATACTACGGCGGAGTGGAACGCGCTTTTTGACGGCGACGCGGAGGGGTTCGTTAAAGAGATTGGGCAAAAGTATCCAAACGCGTTGCCATATTTAAACGGCGAAATGTTCGCAAAGCACAGACGGTATCTGAAGGCGTTTATGGCGAGCTACTCCAAAGACAGCGGCAATTTCCCAAGTTGTAACTAACTTAACGCGCGATCGCTTCCAAAACAGGCGAGCGATCGCGCCGCGGATCGAGCTAGGGGTCTAAGCGCGCCAAATAGGCGGCGCTTTGCCGCGCATTGTCATTCCCGCGAAAGCGGGAATCCATAAAAAGGTTAAAAGCCTATGCGACGCGCCCATATTTCGATTATTTGAAAGAGACGGATACTCGCCTTTGATTACTAACCGCTCGCGCTTGCTCCGCGCGGGTTGCGTAATTTTTCGGCTCCAAGATGGATTTAGCCGTCCCAGAACGCCCGTTAAATAGCCTTTAATCGAAGGTTGTCGGCTCGACGCGCCGTTAAGCGCGCAATTACGGGCAATATAATCTATCGGTTTGTTCCAAAGCGCAAAAACCGCCGTAAGTTCCGCGATCGGCATATTCGGAAAACAAAAAAGACGGGGGCTTTTGCGCAAACGATAGTCCGCGATCGCGCATTGACATATACCGGCGGTTCTCTATCGCAAAAACGCAAAAGCCGCTTTAATAAAAATAAAAACGCGCGAAAACAATATAAGGCGCTCGGGGAAACGCGACCCTAAACGTTTTGAATCCGCGTCTATCTCTTCGCGAGCGAGCTAAACGCTAAAGAGCCGAGCGTTTAGAAAACGCTTGATTCGCCCGAAACGCGAACAAAACGTCTCGGAAAAATAGTCGCTCTAGGCGCGATAGCGACAGATCAAACGCCGCCCAGCGCTTGGACGGCTAGACGACGAATTGCCCGGCGTTTTCGCGAAATTTGTTACCCCGCTAGCTCGCCGACGCCGAGCGCTTTTTTCATCTCGTCTTGATTCGACGCGTATTTCAGCGCGTTTTCTCTGTTGATCTCTCCGGCGCGGAAGGCTTTGATCAGCTCCTGCGTCTGCGTTTGCATCTTGGTTTGCGACTGCCCGATCTGCATTGTAGAGTAGATCTGGTGCAGTTTATCGTCGCGTATGAGGTTGGCGATCGCGGGGATATTAACCATAATCTCAAAAATCGCCTTTCGTCCGCCGCTAACTTTTGGCATAAGCACCTGCGAAACCACGCCTAAAAGCCCCATAGAAAGCTGCGTGCGGATCAAAGCTTGTTCGTCGGTCGGAAAAACGTTGATGATACGGCTGATCGTCTGCGGCGCGGAGTTGGTGTGAAGCGTGCCAAGCACCAGGTGCCCCGTTTCGGCGGCGGTAAGCGCGGTTCGGATCGTAAGCACGTCGCGCATTTCGCCCACTAGGATAATATCGGGGTCGGCGCGCAACGAGTATTTAAGCGCGTTAGAGAAACTGTGGGTGTCCTCGCCGATGCTTCTGTGCGAAACTATGCAGGTTCCGTGCGGGTGAATAAACTCCACGGGATCCTCGATCGTAATAATATGTCCTTTTTCCGTATGGTTTATCTCGTTGACTATCGCCGCCAACGTCGTCGTTTTGCCGCTGCCCGTTGGTCCCGTAACGAGAATCAGCCCCTTTTGACGTTTGATTAGGTCTTTAAGCATAACCGGCAGGTGCAAACTATCGATCGAGGGAATTTGCGTAGGTATTATGCGAAACGAAGCCGTTACGTTGTGCCGTTCGTAATAGTAGTTGCAACGAAAGCGCCCGATGGTCGGCATATCGAGCGCAAAGTCAAGCTCTTTCTCCTCTTCAAATTTCTTCTTTTGCGAGTCGGTCAATACGGAGTAACACATAGTTTGAACCGTATTGCGGTCGAGCTTTGGCAAGTCGAGCGGCGTTATTATCGAGTGAATGCGCACCTGAGGCTCGGCGCCGACAATAAGGTGCAAGTCGCTCGCGTCGTGCGCGATAACAGTTTTTAAGAGCTGATCAAGGCTCAAATCGCTTAGTTCCATACTCTGACTCCTTTTTTTTAGTTTAACCTACGACTCTAGGCGTGATAAAACTTTGACCGTCGGATTTAGGCGCGCGCGCGATTAGATCCTCAAAAACGGAGCGATCCTCTTTAGGCTCGTCGGCGCGAAGCCTCGCCCGCGCGTTAAAAAGCGTAGAAATCGCGTCGATGCGGCTTGTGTCCAACTCGTTTAGCTTTTCCACAAAGTCCAAAATCTCGCTCAAGCTACGCTTAGCCGCTTCGCGCTTATTAGGCGCGATAGTCAGCCGCGAAAGCGTTTCCAAACGATTCAACAACTCGTCGTCAATTGTCATCGGTTTCCCTTTGAAGATAATCTAGCAGAGTTTTGCTT
The sequence above is a segment of the Helicobacteraceae bacterium genome. Coding sequences within it:
- a CDS encoding cytochrome b/b6 domain-containing protein codes for the protein MIKRQSLSNRIVHWTIAVSVFGLIFSGIGQLPAYKRYKLADLSAMAWTADYQITLWIHYVFAIALLAAVAYHITAHGLRREFDILPKKGDFKASLQVIWAMIRSKEEPPSGKYLPEQRLAYGFIAFALLLLIVTGLIKMAKNVAGWNIPDALHLWTAQLHNLGMILVILGIVGHLAAFLFKPNRKLLSAMFSGKVEADYAIHRHALWQEGVKEAAKLKDARE
- a CDS encoding 4Fe-4S dicluster domain-containing protein, producing MDRRRFFKTAAIGALSCAALAPSDAKAASQPRREQGSIIDLTLCDGCAKLPAPACVGACREKNADRFPRPDPKYLIDYWPQKRHEDWSGKRDVINRLTPYNWTYVEKIEAAGQTIYLPRRCMHCDDPACQKLCPFGVIGKSKEGAVGIDANFCMGGSKCRDVCPWNIPQRQAGVGIYTKIAPKLMGGGSMYKCDMCADSLANDQKPACESACPKNAIMFGDKADMKLEAKRRAEAIGGYIYGVNEGGGTATFYVSKIPFEEIDAAIAAKKGGDKAHGRPQMPVGVESKLKGADALFAAALIAPIAAAASAAIAVYKGGKRD
- a CDS encoding DUF2892 domain-containing protein, translating into MKRNVCVIDRSARILLGLAIGVITLLNAFGPYLSWVLCAIGLIMIVTGAIGVCPLYSFVKFATRRCADKRGENCRRDCCGADANK
- a CDS encoding DUF3373 domain-containing protein, which codes for MIRKTVFATALLCGAYAAENAEIDALKAEIARLRNDLGEVRKQSAQDNLKFGVDLRSSVDVIRYEFANGGSAKNNDLLSTRLWLNMKYQPQSAVAFFGQLSYNKLYGDSVNHAQGNVAPQYGDFDWIVNESASDNTLKVRQAYFLYNGSIGENLPYTASFGRRPSTGGLPLHYREDDAPQSPLSQAINVEFDGASFQFRLDKLTGVDGMYAKLCLGRGLTNAKPRFSQDGADYASDKTQSHRDNIDMFGVIFQPYYDGQYRVITQLARGTNLIGYELDASGAPKSGFRDFGAINIASVAYVQEGVGEFINDFLDKTKFFVAYSASQSDPSGDRKMLGSNDAKTGQSVYVGAQIPAFWSERGSIGAEFNYGDKYWRGFTYGEDTAIGSKMAARGKAYEIYYTQPIAGEILSFQARYTYIDYDYSGSNAFFGEEGAPIKIKNQPNLVDKASDLRFYIRYKY
- a CDS encoding FAD-dependent oxidoreductase, with translation MIGEKTTISRREALKIAGVAGAALAFSPAIAPTKALAAINAKGKIVVIGAGAAGVSTAAKLCELLEEPDVTIIDDTQTHLYQPAFSLIAGGVVSADYSKLDNADYIPKKVKWIKQKALALDPDGKLVTLSSGETVSYDFLVIAAGIDLNYEAIDGLNRSMLGKDGVASIYAYEGATAAFGQLQELAKQSELNKVSALFCETATPLKCGGAPKKIAFLAQDYIRRNGKRDNANLTQMMTGGAWFGVKAYAEAIEKLYYKREMSHEFKSKLIKIDAKRREATFAVAKLVKDEELGIEVEKSENVVKPYDFIHIVPDQSGAAVVAQNPKLANPSGFLKVNIKTLQSETYPEIFGAGDIVATPFGKTGGSVRKHYQIVAQNLVDVMQGKAPSQQYNGYTVCPLITNYGSVMMLEFGYKGADGSDTLLPSAPLDPTQERWMWWLLKTRALMPMYKAMLKASA
- a CDS encoding PilT/PilU family type 4a pilus ATPase; its protein translation is MELSDLSLDQLLKTVIAHDASDLHLIVGAEPQVRIHSIITPLDLPKLDRNTVQTMCYSVLTDSQKKKFEEEKELDFALDMPTIGRFRCNYYYERHNVTASFRIIPTQIPSIDSLHLPVMLKDLIKRQKGLILVTGPTGSGKTTTLAAIVNEINHTEKGHIITIEDPVEFIHPHGTCIVSHRSIGEDTHSFSNALKYSLRADPDIILVGEMRDVLTIRTALTAAETGHLVLGTLHTNSAPQTISRIINVFPTDEQALIRTQLSMGLLGVVSQVLMPKVSGGRKAIFEIMVNIPAIANLIRDDKLHQIYSTMQIGQSQTKMQTQTQELIKAFRAGEINRENALKYASNQDEMKKALGVGELAG
- the gatC gene encoding Asp-tRNA(Asn)/Glu-tRNA(Gln) amidotransferase subunit GatC, whose product is MTIDDELLNRLETLSRLTIAPNKREAAKRSLSEILDFVEKLNELDTSRIDAISTLFNARARLRADEPKEDRSVFEDLIARAPKSDGQSFITPRVVG